The Dermochelys coriacea isolate rDerCor1 chromosome 13, rDerCor1.pri.v4, whole genome shotgun sequence genome includes the window ggagaTTTTGACCTTTTGCAATTTGTTTgcaggaaagaaaaacatttccacTAATGCACCCCCacccgccaaaaaaaaaaaagaattatttttcgGTGGGAGTGAAAATTTCTCTTTAAGAGAAAAGCCATTTTCAATTGGTGTGGGGGAAAACATTACAGCAGAAAAATTTTGACCTCTAGCTCTACTGTTTTTATCAAGGGAGATATCTCTTAATCCTGTCTTGGACAAAGCAGACATGTAAAGGATTGATACCAACTGTATAGCCCTCATCTCTATATCTCCAACATTGCATCTATAGGCATTGTGCAAGCACACTCCATATCCCCCTTTACTTGAAAATTTCTGCATCATTGCTGACTTTTCTGACTTTTCAGACCCTCAGGTGTTGTAAACATAAACCTATTTGTACTCTTCGAGGACCTGGCCCCATAATTATGATACATTTGTTTCCTTTAAGAAAGCAATTTCTGGCCATTGTTCTTCTGAGAGCCCCCTTCACCTCCTTGTTTttcaggctgtagatgagggggtTGAACATGGGGGTGATGACTGTGTAGAAGAGAGAGAGCAGTTTGTTGTTAACTGGTGCATATGCAGAATTGGGGCACAGACACATGATAATCCCTGTCCCGTAGAACAATGTCACCACCAGAAGATGTGAGGAACAGGTGGAGAAGCTCTTATGCCTACTCTGAGCCAAGGGAATCTTCAGGATGGTCAGGAGGATGGGAAGGTAGGAGATCAGAATCAACACAAAGGGAAACATTATGAATAGCAGGGCAACCATAAAGACAGCGATTTCATTCAGGTAAGAGGCTCCACAGGCCAGCTTCAATACTGGGAGgatgtcacagaagaaatggttaaTTTCATTTGACCCACAAAAAAGCAAGGTAAATATGACCAAGGTGTGTCCCAAGGACATGAGGAGACCACTGATCCATGACACAGCAGCCATCTTTGAGCACCTGGTATTGTTCATAATGTGGGTATAGCATAAGGGGTAGCATATCACGACATAATGGTCATAAGCCATCACCCCCAAGAGAAAACACTCCTTGCCCCCTAGAAATAGAAAGAAATACATCTGCACAGCACAGCCAGTGAAGGAGGTAGTTTTATTCTCTTAGAGGAGGTTGGCAAGCATCTTGGGGAGGGTGACTGAGGTGCAGCAGATCTCCAGAAAGGACAGGTTCATGAGGAAGAAATACATGGGGATGTGGAGGGCTGAATCAGCCAATGTCAGGGTGAATATGAGAAGATTTCCAGTCAGAATGATCATGTAGGTAGCTAGAAACACCAGGAAGAATAAAGCCTGTATCTCTGGAAGATCAGAAAGTCCCAGGAGAATGAACTGAGTGTCAATGGTGTGATTCCTTCCTGCCATTTGGGCTCTGAGTTCCTCAGGACAGTATTTATTCCTAAAAAGATAtaagcctgtcataaatataaagggaagggtaaatacctttaaaatccctcctggccaaaggaaaaaccctttcacctgtaaagggttaagaagctaagataaccttgctggcacctgaccaaaatgaccaatgaggaaacaagatactttcaaagctggagggagggagaaacaaagagtctgtctgtctgtgtgatgcttttgccggggacagaacaggaatggagtcttagaatttagtaagtaatctagctagagatgcattagattatgatttctttaaatggctgacgaaataggctgtgctgaatagaattaATATTCCTGTCTCTGTGTCTTTCtcgtaacttaaggttttgcctagagggattctctgtgttttgaatctaattaccctctaaggtatttaccatcctgattttacagaggtgattctttttaccttttcttctattaaaattcttcttgtaagaaattgaatgcttttttcattgttcttaagatccaagggttcgggtctgtgttcacctatgcaaattggtgaggaattttatcaagccttccccaggcagggcggGTGCAAgggtttggtgaggattttggggggaaagacgtttccaaacaatgctttcccagtaaacccagtcaaacgtttggtggtggcagtggaagtccaagggcaaagggtaaaatagtttgtaccttggggaagttttaacctaagctggtaaaagtaagcttaggaggttttcatgcaggtccccacatctgtaccctagagttcagagtggggacggAACCTTGACAAAGCCAATATAGTACAGATTTCTGAACATAGTGACAGGTAGGGAAAAACAGGAAAGCTGCTTAGATAACTTATACAAGCAGGGACTTCCATCCTGTCCCTTTCTTTCCCCATCCCCTTGCTTGTCTCCCTTCCCCTCAGCCTGAAACTTCCGCTGTGCCCTTCCTGGGCCACATTTGGTTATCAAAGCAATCTTGACTCAGGGCAGTTTACCTTCACTTCTATTATTAATAATGGAAGACAGTGGCCATCTTTTTTATGGTCATCCTCCATACTGGCACCTGCAAAGATTGTAGGGGATCAtatggccttaaactctct containing:
- the LOC119841643 gene encoding LOW QUALITY PROTEIN: olfactory receptor 10A7-like (The sequence of the model RefSeq protein was modified relative to this genomic sequence to represent the inferred CDS: substituted 1 base at 1 genomic stop codon); translation: MAGRNHTIDTQFILLGLSDLPEIQALFFLVFLATYMIILTGNLLIFTLTLADSALHIPMYFFLMNLSFLEICCTSVTLPKMLANLLXENKTTSFTGCAVQMYFFLFLGGKECFLLGVMAYDHYVVICYPLCYTHIMNNTRCSKMAAVSWISGLLMSLGHTLVIFTLLFCGSNEINHFFCDILPVLKLACGASYLNEIAVFMVALLFIMFPFVLILISYLPILLTILKIPLAQSRHKSFSTCSSHLLVVTLFYGTGIIMCLCPNSAYAPVNNKLLSLFYTVITPMFNPLIYSLKNKEVKGALRRTMARNCFLKGNKCIIIMGPGPRRVQIGLCLQHLRV